The Desmonostoc muscorum LEGE 12446 genome includes a region encoding these proteins:
- a CDS encoding non-ribosomal peptide synthetase, with protein MNKFSQSLFNSLDNFCTVVELLRFRSSTQPDRDAFTFLLDGETEKATLTYQELDRRSRRIAAQLQALGLTGERALLLYPAGLDFLVAFFGCLYAGVVAVTAYPPRNERNTPRIKAISIDAQAAIALTTTEILPTVRSLMTQKTDLESLQWLTTDNLAQGIEDTWQQPSIHQDTLAFLQYTSGSTGTPKGVMISHRNLLHNAATTYQFMEHSPESKFVTWLPMYHDMGLIGGILQPLYGGFPCIIMPPASFLQRPYRWLQAISEYKGTTSGGPNFAYELCTQKITPEQKQTLDLSSWSVAFNGAEPIRHDTLERFAAAFAECGFRKEAFYPCYGMAETTLMVSGVEKATAPTIKTVQKSALECDRVVQSSPEDENICHFVSCGRVIPKQEIVIANPETLNTCQLDEIGEIWVSGPSVGQGYWNRLQETEETFGAYLSDTGKGAFLRTGDLGFLDNGELFITGRAKDLIIIRGRNLYPQDIELTAERSHPSLRSGANAAFTVEVNNEERLVVVQELEFRAKPNLPEVTSAIRQAITEEHEVQVYGVVLIKPGSIPKTSSGKIQRRATRVQFENGELNIVASNILKISDIARKETRLQRSELLALSPRECQPVLEGYLIELFAVLLSITADDINVQEPLSTLGLDSLKVFELKNRIEIDLEIEVFIADLFEGMSLRSLATKILAQLTTEAFIPSKSLIQIQPAEVYPLSFAQQRLWFLDQLEPGNPAYNISLAVNLKGQLEITLLEESLNEIIRRHETLRTTFTKIDGQPGQIIASSLKLSLSVINIEPHDDIVVQEFLTQESQRPFDLTQGSLFRAKLLRLAQQEHILLLEMHHIISDGWSTEVFLQEIALFYKAFLTRTASPLPEISIQYKDFAHWQRQWLQGEILQSQLSYWKQQLEGIPAALKLPTDRPRPVVQTSHGAQQSIELSEEVIKELKAIARQEGVTLFMLLLAAFQTFLYRYTGQDDIAVGSPIANRNRDEIKGLIGFFVNTLVLRTDISSNPTFDELLTRVKKVALGAYTHQDLPFDQLVEAVQPERDTSRTPLFQVMFNVQDYSQLPEIPGLALSLVKIETETAQFDLSLSIEITKQEVAASFYYNTDLFDAATISRMLRHFQNLLSGIAANPQARLSNLPLLNAADCQDLLQLSRNQSPIPNFSEQCIHQLFEAQVERTPNAVAVVFQNQHLTYRELNQRANQVAHYLRSLGVGAEVRVGICIQRSLEMAIALLGILKAGGVYVPLDPAYPKERLALILKDAQVPVLLTQKSLLAVLPPLESQIVCVDTDNAIAQQSQENLVNHTQPENLVYIIYTSGSTGTPKGVTIQHQSLASYAKIACLEYGLQASDRVLQFASISFDAAAEEIFPCLICGATLILRTDETISSMPQFLQHCGDWEITVLDLPTAFWHQLTAELATINLVLPDTLRLVIIGGERADRKHLTTWQEQVGQRVRLVNTYGPTETTIVATVCDISVSPADEVPIGKAIPQVETYVLDPGLQLVPVGTPGELYIGGVGVARGYLERSDLTAAKFIPNPYSSKPGERLYKTGDLVRYLRDGNLEFVGRSDRQIKIRGFRIELGEIEALLNQHPAVREAVVVAHNDDSDHQRLIAYVVGQYQLETLEALDTQQTLEWQTVFDSLYKKFDSTQNSGFYIKGWESSYTGASIPDEQVREWMEQTTGRILGLQPRRVLEIGCGGSGLMLFNIAPHCQQYWATDPSENALQILQQQLDTLEQPLTGVTLSQRSAIDFDDLAENSFDSVLIVSVAQYFPSIDYLLQVLEKAVKAVEPGGFIFLGDVRSLPLLEAFHASVQLYRAPETLSRETLQQRVQKQLFEEKQLVIDPAFFTALKQHLPKISHVDILLERGCSQNELTKFRYDVILHVDNKPVPTADIPSLDWNKEEVTVSDVRQMLEETAPQILSLAHVPNARVIADIQIVQWLTNNEPPETVGEMKQVLNSFEGRSVEPEAFWALEKDLPYSVHITWNSVGSYDVIFKRSTPNVAQCFSLPNALPSLSRPWRDYANTPWQGSLARERVPQLRDFLREKLPEYMVPKAFIFLDALPLTPNGKVNRRALPLPESYSTQNNLYVAPETELEETIASTWQTVLGIEKVSINDNFFDLGGHSLLISQVNTQLREQLQRDISVVEMFQYPTISLLAKYLNKEQQEQPSFKELRNRSEKQKLALNRQKQAHKSRK; from the coding sequence ATGAATAAATTTTCTCAGAGCTTATTTAATTCTTTGGACAACTTTTGTACAGTTGTCGAATTACTGCGTTTTAGAAGCTCAACGCAACCAGACAGAGACGCTTTTACCTTTTTATTAGATGGGGAAACAGAAAAAGCGACACTAACATACCAAGAATTAGATAGGCGATCGCGTCGAATAGCAGCTCAATTGCAAGCATTGGGTTTGACTGGAGAACGGGCTTTACTGCTTTATCCAGCAGGACTAGATTTTTTAGTTGCTTTTTTCGGTTGCTTGTATGCGGGAGTTGTGGCAGTAACTGCATATCCACCGCGAAATGAGCGTAATACACCCAGAATCAAGGCGATTTCCATAGATGCACAAGCAGCAATCGCTCTAACAACAACAGAAATTTTACCAACAGTCCGGTCTTTAATGACACAAAAGACTGACTTAGAATCTTTGCAGTGGTTGACTACAGATAACCTTGCACAGGGAATAGAAGATACTTGGCAACAACCTTCTATTCATCAAGACACCTTAGCTTTTCTACAATACACCTCTGGTTCTACAGGCACACCCAAGGGTGTAATGATTAGTCATAGGAACCTATTGCACAATGCTGCTACGACTTACCAATTCATGGAGCATTCCCCAGAAAGTAAGTTCGTGACGTGGTTACCGATGTACCACGATATGGGTCTGATTGGTGGAATATTGCAACCTTTGTATGGAGGTTTTCCTTGCATCATCATGCCTCCAGCCTCCTTTCTCCAACGTCCATATCGTTGGTTGCAGGCTATCTCTGAGTACAAAGGGACAACCAGTGGCGGGCCTAACTTTGCCTATGAATTATGTACTCAAAAAATTACCCCTGAACAAAAACAAACTCTTGACTTGAGTAGTTGGAGTGTGGCGTTTAACGGCGCTGAACCGATTCGCCATGATACTTTAGAACGGTTTGCCGCAGCTTTTGCCGAGTGTGGCTTCCGCAAAGAGGCATTCTATCCTTGTTATGGAATGGCTGAAACAACTCTCATGGTTTCTGGCGTAGAGAAGGCAACAGCACCGACAATCAAAACAGTCCAGAAGTCTGCATTAGAATGCGATCGCGTAGTTCAATCATCTCCTGAAGATGAGAATATTTGTCATTTTGTCAGTTGTGGTCGAGTCATACCAAAACAAGAGATTGTAATTGCCAATCCGGAAACACTCAATACTTGTCAACTGGATGAAATCGGGGAAATTTGGGTATCTGGACCGAGTGTTGGTCAAGGTTATTGGAATCGTTTGCAAGAGACAGAAGAAACCTTCGGCGCTTATTTATCAGACACAGGTAAAGGTGCTTTTCTCCGGACGGGAGATTTAGGTTTTTTGGACAATGGCGAACTTTTCATTACAGGTAGAGCCAAAGATTTAATTATTATTCGTGGTCGCAATCTTTACCCGCAAGATATAGAATTAACCGCAGAACGCAGTCATCCATCATTGCGTTCCGGTGCTAATGCAGCATTTACAGTAGAAGTTAATAACGAAGAAAGATTAGTAGTTGTACAAGAATTAGAGTTTCGCGCCAAGCCAAATTTACCAGAAGTAACTAGTGCAATTCGCCAAGCAATTACTGAAGAACATGAAGTACAAGTTTATGGCGTAGTTTTAATTAAACCAGGTAGTATTCCTAAAACTTCTAGCGGAAAGATTCAACGTCGTGCAACTCGCGTTCAATTTGAAAATGGTGAACTGAATATAGTTGCAAGTAATATTCTGAAAATTAGTGATATTGCCAGAAAAGAAACTCGATTACAGCGTTCTGAATTGTTGGCACTTTCTCCAAGAGAATGTCAACCTGTTTTAGAAGGTTATTTAATTGAATTATTTGCGGTACTACTTTCAATTACAGCAGATGATATTAATGTACAAGAACCATTAAGCACCCTGGGACTGGATTCTTTAAAAGTATTTGAATTAAAAAATCGGATTGAAATTGACTTAGAAATAGAAGTTTTTATAGCAGATTTATTTGAAGGAATGAGTTTGCGATCGCTCGCAACAAAAATACTCGCTCAACTGACCACAGAAGCTTTCATCCCTTCAAAGTCTCTGATCCAAATCCAGCCAGCAGAAGTTTATCCCCTATCTTTTGCCCAGCAGCGACTATGGTTCCTTGACCAATTAGAACCAGGTAATCCAGCTTATAATATTTCTTTAGCTGTCAATCTCAAAGGTCAACTTGAAATTACTTTACTAGAAGAAAGTCTGAATGAAATTATCCGGCGACATGAAACTTTAAGAACTACATTTACAAAAATCGATGGACAGCCAGGACAAATTATTGCCTCTTCCCTAAAATTATCTTTATCAGTAATAAATATAGAACCACACGACGATATTGTAGTTCAAGAATTTTTGACTCAAGAAAGTCAACGACCTTTTGACTTAACCCAAGGGTCATTGTTCCGTGCTAAACTTTTGCGCCTAGCACAGCAAGAGCATATTCTTTTGCTAGAGATGCACCACATCATCTCTGATGGCTGGTCTACTGAAGTATTTTTACAAGAGATTGCATTATTTTACAAAGCATTCTTAACTAGAACTGCTTCACCATTACCAGAAATCTCTATCCAATACAAAGACTTTGCACACTGGCAGCGACAATGGTTACAAGGGGAAATTCTCCAAAGTCAACTCTCTTATTGGAAGCAACAACTTGAGGGTATACCAGCAGCATTAAAATTACCTACTGACCGACCAAGACCGGTGGTGCAAACCTCACACGGCGCTCAACAATCTATTGAGTTATCTGAAGAAGTAATTAAAGAACTCAAGGCGATCGCTCGTCAAGAGGGTGTAACCTTATTTATGTTGCTATTGGCAGCCTTTCAGACTTTCCTCTACCGTTACACAGGACAAGATGATATTGCCGTCGGTTCACCCATCGCTAATCGCAATCGTGATGAAATCAAAGGGTTAATTGGCTTTTTTGTCAATACCTTAGTACTGCGTACAGATATCAGCAGTAACCCAACTTTTGATGAGTTGCTGACGCGGGTGAAAAAGGTAGCTTTAGGAGCTTACACACATCAGGATTTGCCCTTCGATCAACTGGTAGAAGCAGTGCAACCAGAGCGGGATACAAGTCGGACACCGCTGTTTCAAGTCATGTTCAATGTTCAAGATTACTCACAGTTACCAGAAATACCTGGTTTGGCATTGAGCTTGGTAAAAATAGAAACCGAAACAGCGCAGTTTGATTTGAGCTTGTCCATTGAGATTACAAAGCAAGAAGTGGCAGCATCCTTCTATTACAATACTGATTTATTTGATGCTGCTACCATTAGCCGGATGCTGAGGCATTTTCAGAATTTACTCTCAGGCATTGCTGCTAATCCTCAAGCTCGGCTATCCAACTTACCACTATTGAACGCGGCAGATTGTCAGGATTTACTACAACTGAGTAGAAATCAATCTCCAATTCCCAATTTCTCCGAACAATGCATTCATCAACTATTTGAAGCACAAGTAGAGCGGACACCAAATGCAGTTGCAGTAGTCTTTCAAAACCAGCATTTAACCTACAGAGAATTGAATCAGCGTGCGAATCAAGTAGCACATTATCTGCGTTCCTTGGGAGTTGGTGCAGAAGTGCGAGTTGGTATTTGCATACAGCGCTCCTTAGAAATGGCGATCGCACTTTTAGGAATCCTCAAAGCCGGAGGAGTTTATGTACCTTTAGATCCGGCTTATCCAAAAGAACGCCTCGCTCTAATTTTGAAAGATGCTCAAGTGCCAGTGCTTCTCACCCAAAAATCACTGCTAGCTGTTCTGCCTCCGCTGGAGTCGCAAATCGTCTGCGTGGATACAGACAACGCGATCGCCCAACAAAGTCAGGAAAATCTTGTCAATCACACCCAACCAGAAAATCTTGTCTATATTATTTACACCTCTGGTTCCACGGGAACTCCCAAGGGTGTAACGATTCAGCATCAGTCTTTAGCCAGTTATGCCAAGATTGCTTGTTTAGAGTACGGACTACAAGCAAGCGATAGGGTGCTGCAATTTGCTTCCATCAGCTTTGATGCCGCTGCCGAAGAAATCTTTCCCTGTCTGATCTGCGGTGCTACTCTCATACTGCGTACAGATGAGACAATCAGTTCGATGCCTCAATTTTTACAGCATTGTGGTGATTGGGAGATAACAGTCTTAGATTTGCCTACGGCCTTTTGGCATCAACTAACTGCTGAATTAGCAACAATAAATTTGGTGCTTCCTGATACTCTGCGATTAGTAATTATTGGGGGTGAAAGAGCCGATAGAAAACACCTGACAACATGGCAGGAGCAAGTAGGTCAACGGGTACGCCTTGTCAACACTTATGGTCCTACAGAAACAACAATTGTGGCCACAGTCTGTGACATATCAGTATCGCCGGCTGATGAAGTGCCCATTGGTAAAGCCATTCCCCAAGTTGAAACCTACGTCCTCGATCCCGGACTGCAACTCGTGCCTGTAGGAACTCCTGGCGAATTGTATATTGGGGGTGTTGGTGTTGCTAGGGGTTATTTGGAGCGATCGGACTTAACAGCAGCAAAGTTTATTCCTAATCCCTACAGTTCAAAACCTGGGGAGCGTCTTTACAAAACAGGCGATTTAGTTCGCTACCTCAGGGATGGTAACCTGGAATTTGTTGGACGTAGCGATCGCCAAATCAAAATTCGGGGTTTTCGCATTGAATTAGGAGAAATAGAAGCCTTACTGAATCAACACCCGGCTGTTCGAGAAGCTGTGGTTGTTGCTCATAACGATGATTCAGACCACCAGCGCTTGATTGCTTATGTGGTCGGGCAGTATCAGCTAGAAACACTAGAAGCCTTAGACACTCAACAAACCTTAGAGTGGCAAACTGTCTTTGATAGCCTCTATAAAAAGTTTGATAGTACTCAAAATTCCGGCTTCTATATTAAAGGTTGGGAAAGTAGCTACACAGGAGCATCGATTCCAGACGAACAAGTGCGCGAGTGGATGGAGCAAACCACCGGGCGCATCTTAGGTTTGCAGCCCAGGCGGGTTTTAGAAATAGGTTGTGGTGGTAGCGGCCTGATGCTTTTCAACATTGCCCCTCATTGCCAGCAGTACTGGGCAACAGACCCCTCAGAAAATGCCCTGCAAATCCTCCAACAGCAGTTAGATACTTTAGAACAGCCATTAACAGGAGTCACACTCAGCCAAAGAAGTGCTATAGATTTTGATGATCTGGCAGAGAATAGCTTTGATAGCGTGTTAATTGTCTCTGTGGCTCAGTACTTCCCAAGCATTGATTATTTGCTCCAGGTTTTGGAGAAAGCAGTCAAAGCTGTAGAACCAGGCGGCTTCATTTTTCTGGGAGATGTTCGCAGTCTGCCCTTATTAGAAGCATTCCACGCTTCAGTTCAACTTTATCGGGCACCAGAGACTCTTTCTAGAGAAACCTTGCAACAACGTGTGCAGAAACAGTTGTTTGAGGAAAAACAATTAGTCATCGATCCCGCTTTCTTTACTGCTCTCAAACAGCATCTACCTAAAATTAGTCATGTTGATATTTTACTAGAGCGCGGTTGCTCCCAGAATGAACTAACTAAATTCCGTTACGACGTGATTCTGCATGTGGACAATAAACCAGTTCCAACGGCGGATATCCCTTCGTTGGATTGGAACAAGGAAGAGGTAACCGTTTCTGATGTCCGCCAAATGCTCGAAGAAACTGCACCCCAAATTTTAAGTCTTGCCCATGTACCGAATGCTCGCGTCATTGCAGATATTCAGATTGTGCAGTGGTTAACAAATAATGAGCCACCGGAAACTGTAGGTGAGATGAAACAGGTCTTAAACTCCTTTGAAGGTCGGAGCGTAGAGCCAGAAGCATTCTGGGCATTAGAAAAAGACCTACCTTATTCAGTTCATATTACTTGGAATAGTGTAGGCAGCTATGACGTTATCTTCAAGCGTTCTACGCCTAATGTTGCACAGTGTTTTTCCTTACCTAATGCTCTACCTTCATTGTCCCGTCCTTGGCGCGACTATGCTAATACTCCCTGGCAAGGAAGTTTAGCTCGTGAAAGAGTGCCTCAACTCCGAGATTTTCTCAGAGAAAAACTACCTGAATACATGGTGCCAAAGGCTTTTATCTTCTTAGACGCACTTCCTTTAACCCCCAATGGCAAAGTCAATCGTCGCGCCTTACCGTTACCAGAGAGTTACTCTACCCAAAACAACCTCTATGTAGCTCCTGAAACAGAGTTAGAAGAGACAATTGCTAGTACATGGCAAACAGTACTTGGTATCGAGAAAGTTAGTATTAACGATAATTTCTTCGATCTGGGCGGACATTCTTTACTGATCTCTCAGGTAAACACACAACTACGAGAACAGCTGCAACGTGATATCTCAGTGGTAGAAATGTTTCAATATCCTACCATCAGTTTGTTAGCAAAATATCTTAATAAAGAGCAACAAGAGCAACCTTCGTTTAAAGAACTTCGTAATCGCTCTGAAAAACAAAAATTGGCTTTAAACCGACAAAAACAAGCTCATAAATCACGTAAATAA
- a CDS encoding TonB-dependent receptor translates to MKLDRFFQSLLLTGAVVVFINTPAKGEQVREDVQGESSTQRVGKSRFDRKVAVTDKEFVISKSQVSAPSTRKPRLLKFQLGSPLQRPKSDETTKNILQLSEIELPGTSAQMLVQSPTPTNPPNPEQTSGDQVIPITGVKANPTQTGVEVILETPLGEQLQVTNRSTDKNFIADIPNAQLRLPNGDAFIFRSEKPVAGITEITATNVDANTVRVTVVGENALPTVELFDDNTGLVFGVTSAPATATQPPQQPETPQAQEPANQTPQQEPAAQQDEPIELVVTGEQDGYRVTDTTTGTKTDTPLRDIPQSIQVVPQQILRDQQITGLDDALRNVPGVTESFSSAASNFFSIRGFEAAATNLLRDGLVDPLAGQLTELTSIERVEVLKGPASVLFGLGNPGGVINLVSKRPLSDPFYAIDATVGSYSYYRGALDLSGPLNESKTVLYRLNTAYRNRGSFIDFYSGEQFNISPVVTVAIGDKTNVTLEGEYIDSRDSYISGVPVIGTILPNPNGEVSRNRSFGEPSDEIRQTITRLGYQLEHKLSDNWSLRNAFRFTFRDYVDKVTIPLSLDADNRTFNRFYREYELENENYTLTTNLTGKFSTGSIEHQLLFGVDWNRLVNFSPRYIERQAESIDIFNPVYGLPLGEITFDEFSEKSQTNSLGIYLQDQIALTDNFKLLLGGRFDTYDQKYQGFTNNTESSGSDSAFSPRFGIVYQPTPAISLYASYTRSFTPPNGTSFFSVDSSSQPERGTQYEVGVKADLNSRLSATLAFFDLTRTNVSTADPNNEGFTIQVGEQNSQGIELSLTGEILPGWNIFAGYAYIDARITEDNTFAVGNRLPNTPEHSFNLWTAYEIQEGELKGLGGGIGLFFVGDRAGDLDNTYDVPSYVRTDAAIFYNRDRFRVALNFKNLFDVDYFESALSSSRVYYGQPFTVQGTISWRF, encoded by the coding sequence ATGAAGTTAGATAGATTTTTTCAAAGCCTGCTGCTAACAGGTGCGGTTGTTGTTTTTATAAACACTCCTGCTAAAGGTGAGCAAGTACGAGAGGATGTTCAAGGCGAATCTTCTACCCAGAGGGTAGGGAAATCTAGATTTGATCGGAAGGTTGCAGTTACAGATAAAGAATTTGTCATCAGCAAATCTCAAGTATCAGCCCCCAGTACCAGGAAACCCCGACTCTTGAAGTTTCAGCTTGGAAGTCCACTACAACGACCAAAGTCGGATGAAACAACTAAAAATATCCTTCAACTAAGCGAAATTGAACTTCCTGGTACTAGCGCCCAAATGCTGGTACAGTCACCCACACCAACCAATCCTCCTAACCCAGAACAAACAAGTGGGGATCAAGTCATACCAATCACGGGAGTGAAAGCAAATCCCACACAGACTGGTGTGGAGGTAATTTTAGAAACACCTCTTGGAGAACAACTGCAAGTTACAAATCGCAGTACGGATAAGAATTTTATTGCCGATATTCCTAATGCTCAGTTGCGTTTACCTAACGGCGATGCTTTTATATTTCGTTCGGAAAAACCAGTTGCGGGAATTACGGAAATAACGGCTACGAATGTTGATGCAAATACTGTTCGGGTGACCGTGGTAGGTGAGAATGCTTTGCCAACGGTTGAGTTGTTTGATGATAATACAGGGCTGGTTTTTGGTGTAACTTCTGCCCCTGCAACAGCAACGCAACCACCACAGCAGCCTGAAACACCACAAGCACAAGAGCCAGCCAATCAGACACCGCAACAGGAACCAGCTGCACAGCAGGATGAACCAATTGAGTTGGTGGTGACGGGGGAGCAAGATGGTTATCGGGTAACGGATACTACGACTGGGACAAAAACCGACACACCTTTACGTGATATTCCCCAATCGATTCAGGTGGTACCACAACAAATATTGCGCGATCAACAGATTACCGGTTTGGATGATGCCCTGAGAAATGTCCCTGGTGTAACTGAGAGTTTTAGTTCTGCTGCAAGTAACTTCTTTTCAATTCGTGGTTTTGAAGCAGCAGCTACAAATCTTCTCCGGGATGGGCTAGTTGACCCTTTAGCTGGACAACTGACTGAATTAACCAGTATTGAGCGAGTCGAAGTTCTTAAAGGGCCAGCATCCGTATTATTTGGTTTGGGTAATCCGGGGGGAGTTATCAACCTAGTATCCAAACGTCCCTTAAGCGACCCTTTTTACGCCATTGATGCGACCGTTGGCAGTTATAGTTATTATCGAGGTGCCCTTGATTTATCGGGGCCATTAAATGAGTCAAAGACAGTATTGTATCGTCTCAATACTGCCTACAGAAATAGAGGTAGTTTTATCGATTTCTATAGTGGCGAGCAATTTAATATATCACCCGTTGTCACTGTGGCGATCGGCGACAAGACTAATGTGACTTTAGAGGGAGAATACATCGATAGTAGAGATTCTTACATATCTGGTGTGCCTGTTATTGGCACTATATTACCTAACCCCAATGGGGAAGTGTCGCGCAACCGCAGCTTTGGTGAACCTTCTGATGAAATCAGACAAACTATTACAAGGCTTGGCTATCAACTAGAACATAAGTTAAGCGACAATTGGTCGTTACGTAATGCTTTTCGGTTTACATTTCGTGATTATGTTGACAAAGTAACGATTCCTCTAAGTTTGGATGCAGACAATCGAACTTTCAATCGTTTCTATCGAGAATACGAGTTGGAAAATGAAAATTACACGCTGACGACAAATTTGACTGGCAAGTTCTCCACCGGTTCAATCGAGCATCAGTTACTATTTGGGGTTGATTGGAATCGTTTGGTAAACTTCTCACCAAGATATATCGAACGCCAAGCAGAATCAATCGATATCTTTAATCCTGTATATGGTTTACCACTAGGTGAGATTACTTTCGATGAGTTTAGTGAGAAATCCCAGACGAACTCATTAGGAATTTATCTCCAAGACCAAATTGCACTAACGGACAACTTCAAGCTGTTGTTAGGTGGGCGGTTTGATACTTATGACCAGAAATATCAAGGTTTCACCAATAATACAGAAAGCAGTGGGTCAGATAGTGCATTTAGTCCTCGATTTGGGATTGTCTATCAACCAACTCCAGCTATTTCACTGTATGCCAGTTATACGCGTTCATTTACTCCACCAAATGGTACATCCTTTTTTAGCGTTGACTCTTCCTCACAGCCAGAACGGGGTACTCAATATGAGGTTGGGGTGAAAGCAGATTTGAATAGTCGCCTTTCAGCAACACTAGCATTCTTTGATTTGACTCGTACTAATGTCTCAACAGCAGACCCCAATAATGAAGGGTTTACTATCCAAGTAGGTGAGCAAAACAGCCAAGGTATTGAATTGAGTCTGACAGGCGAAATTTTACCAGGATGGAATATTTTTGCAGGATATGCTTATATCGATGCACGGATTACTGAAGATAATACTTTTGCAGTTGGGAATCGATTACCAAATACCCCAGAACATTCTTTCAATTTATGGACAGCTTACGAAATTCAAGAAGGTGAATTAAAAGGTTTAGGGGGAGGAATTGGCTTATTTTTTGTTGGCGATCGCGCTGGAGATTTAGACAATACTTATGATGTGCCTAGTTATGTCCGGACTGATGCAGCTATTTTCTATAACAGAGATAGATTCCGAGTTGCACTCAACTTCAAAAATTTATTTGATGTAGACTATTTTGAAAGTGCGCTGAGTTCTAGTCGTGTTTACTACGGACAGCCATTTACTGTGCAAGGAACTATATCATGGCGATTTTGA
- a CDS encoding cupin-like domain-containing protein codes for MQVQASKSILRIKNPSRKQFSEIAKQYQPFIIEDVAKYWGAYKHWSNDYLIEKCGNNIVPVRFFKQDFWNDYKNFAYEGSYEPHKEMKLAEYINNYIEDTNTQNRVECYLNEAVFEERFPEIVGDINYPQYFNSKPLVRLWFGLSKKHFSSNSSLHFDAEHNIFAQIRGRKRILLYPPTNYLSFYPPLEDRSGALYGSKVNPDSLDLELFPKFPWQEKIEFVLQPGEILYLPPFWWHHMTAVDDNISLSFWYYVKIQDFFWQKKMLSVFFHTAPHYLYHSISAGDFSVLKFFQMK; via the coding sequence ATGCAAGTTCAAGCTAGTAAATCAATTCTAAGAATCAAAAATCCTAGTAGAAAGCAATTTTCAGAGATAGCGAAACAATATCAGCCTTTTATAATTGAAGATGTTGCTAAATATTGGGGTGCTTATAAGCATTGGTCAAATGATTATCTGATAGAAAAGTGTGGAAATAATATAGTTCCAGTGCGATTTTTTAAACAAGATTTTTGGAATGATTATAAGAACTTTGCTTATGAAGGTAGTTACGAACCTCATAAAGAAATGAAATTGGCGGAGTATATAAATAACTATATAGAAGATACCAATACTCAAAACAGGGTAGAATGTTATTTAAATGAGGCAGTTTTTGAAGAGCGTTTTCCTGAAATTGTTGGAGATATAAATTATCCACAATACTTCAATAGTAAGCCATTAGTTAGGTTGTGGTTTGGTTTATCAAAAAAACATTTTTCTTCAAATAGTAGCCTTCACTTTGACGCAGAACATAATATTTTTGCTCAAATTCGAGGGAGAAAAAGAATACTTTTATATCCACCTACAAATTATTTATCATTCTATCCACCTCTAGAAGATCGTTCTGGCGCACTATATGGTAGCAAGGTAAATCCGGATTCTTTAGATTTGGAATTATTTCCGAAATTCCCTTGGCAAGAAAAAATAGAATTTGTACTTCAACCGGGAGAAATACTCTACCTACCTCCTTTTTGGTGGCATCACATGACCGCAGTAGATGATAATATATCACTATCATTTTGGTATTATGTGAAAATTCAAGATTTTTTCTGGCAAAAAAAGATGTTATCAGTTTTTTTTCACACCGCACCTCATTATTTATATCATTCAATTTCTGCTGGGGATTTCAGTGTATTGAAATTTTTTCAAATGAAGTAA